In Aspergillus fumigatus Af293 chromosome 6, whole genome shotgun sequence, the genomic window GCCCAGAATCCATTCCGGATTGGGAAACGCAAAGACACTTGGGTCCTTCGCGACAGCCTCCCAGTCTGGCCAGAATAAGTGTTCCTGGAGGGTGGAGCTGCCCAGCTGGATCACGGTGGCGCGCGGATACCTAGAGTTTCCCGCCTCCATTAGCACGTTGTTCTCTTCAGTCAGGGTTGCTCGGATCTACCGGATCTTCTCTGCCACGCGTAGGGCCAGCGGAACGTTCTCCTTCCCCGCCAATTCGAGCGCTGTAGCGACCACCACTCCGTCTTCGATTGCCTGACTGCCTCCCTGGCCGACGACGGGAAAGTATGGGTGAGCGGCATCGCCAATGAGCATCACGCGTCCCCCGGCGGACACCCAGGTGTCCAGCGGCGGCCGATAGATGAGCGCGTGGTCTACCAGCTTCTCGGGCAAAGTATGGCGAATGACCGACGAGGGTCGAAGACGGCCAGGCCAAGGGCTGAGCGTTGCCAGCGCATCGTCAATGCTTGCTCGCCCTCCCGCCCAACTCTCGTGAGCATTGAATTTATCCTAGGAGGGTAGGGACAGGCGTCAGTGATGCGATCCAACTATGAAGAACAGCGCAAGGATTTGTGGCCGTTGGCTGGAGACTGCTGTACCGTATGCATGAGGGCCCAAGCCAGCTCCTGGCccctcttcatcgtcatgatTGCCAGGTTGATCCCATCGCCGAACCAAACATACACCCGATCTTTCTCCCGAGTGCCCTGAAGCACCCAGCTCGCCTCCGGGTCCTTCGCCAGCTGCTCCGTGGTCATATGAGCGCGGAAATTGGCCCACCCCGAGTGTTGCTGGGTGTCGACCTGCCCGGTCAGCCACGCCCTTGCGGCACTGTGGACCCCGTCCGCGCAAATCACGCAGTCGGCGGCCAGGCGTTCCCGGTCATTCACAATGACTCCTGCGCGGCCGTCCTCTTCCCAGTACTTGGTGACACGGGATCCCAGTCGGATGTCGATCCCCAGCTTTCGCGCATGTTCGTAGAGGATGCTAATCAACCGCCCTCGGTTGGTGAACCACCCTTTCCCTCGCCCGGCCAGTTCATGTCGGACAATGAATCGATCGTGATGATCGAGCATCTCCGCATGCGTTGCGTTGGACAGATGAGGCTCGATCTCCTCGCAAAGCTGCTCGCCCCAGCTCTTGATCAAGCGGACCGCATTGGGCCCGATGACAATGGCGTCGCCCGCTGCCGCCGGCAATTTCATTAGCGAGTCCTACGGACAGTGAAATGGCGAGGGTGCAGAGCATGACTTACCGTCTTGCTTCACTTTCGTCACCTTCTCTAAGAGGATCACCGAATGTCCTCTGAGGTGGCTTTCGATTGCGGCGGTTAAGCCTCCGAAGCCCAATCCGACAACGATCACCGAGATCCCCGTCGGGGCCCGCGGAGTCGGTAGAGCAGTGTTGATTGTCATTGGAAGGGAATGCGGTCGAAACCAGGTTGGTGAAACAAATGGAATTCCGAACGGTCTCTCTATGTAGTGGACAAGGAGGATTCTCAAGGGCGATTTGAGTGCAGGCCCTCCTTTATCTGTTGTTACGGACGGGGGAGGCGTTTGTACTAACCGCGGTTACTCACCGTTTCCAATGAACATGTCTCTAGATCCTATCTGTTCATGGATATATTGACGCAAGGGGTGCCACCTATAATGTTTCGGTGCGATTCGTGAGACGACCCTCTCAAAGGTACGGGACGGTCCAATTGATGCTGGAGGTGATATGAGTAGTATCATAGTATTGGATATTCCAGTCCCTTTTATTGGTGATTAGTAGAAAGCCAATGTCCATTCAGTAAGAGAGCTCTGGCACGTCTTCCGGTAATAGATCAGTGTATTATTA contains:
- the fqzB gene encoding FAD-dependent monooxygenase fmqB, whose translation is MKLPAAAGDAIVIGPNAVRLIKSWGEQLCEEIEPHLSNATHAEMLDHHDRFIVRHELAGRGKGWFTNRGRLISILYEHARKLGIDIRLGSRVTKYWEEDGRAGVIVNDRERLAADCVICADGVHSAARAWLTGQVDTQQHSGWANFRAHMTTEQLAKDPEASWVLQGTREKDRVYVWFGDGINLAIMTMKRGQELAWALMHTDKFNAHESWAGGRASIDDALATLSPWPGRLRPSSVIRHTLPEKLVDHALIYRPPLDTWVSAGGRVMLIGDAAHPYFPVVGQGGSQAIEDGVVVATALELAGKENVPLALRVAEKIRYPRATVIQLGSSTLQEHLFWPDWEAVAKDPSVFAFPNPEWILGHDCREYTHQVFDTVVRAVRGEGEYIPRNIPADGAYRVEDTYSPE